The genomic window gagTTTATAAAGAGCATACAGACAGTCTTACGGTCGTAGCTTATACTCGAAAGCCTCCAGTACGTAGCTGGGGTTTAAGTACTGCTGGCagcttttgaaattattttgaaacatttttaatatttattgtcACCGAAGACCACATACTGCTTCTATTCTCTTTCCCCTACCCTTTATTTCCATCTCTAAGCATCTTCAAATGGGATTGGACGTATTTCCTTCCCCTTCACTGAGTTGATTTGTTACTTTACTCCTGTTACTTGAAGGTATCTTGTTTCCAATGGTTTTCATAATTAACCTTCAAGTTAATTGGTTGAATTGGGTACTTGTATGTTTATTGAGTCATTTTTGTAGCTTTCATGCCATTGTTGTAAACATTTTGAGCTCCAATAAACAAAAGGAGTCCTTATGGCTTAAGTTCTCAACTTACTGCCATAAGACCTGCCGTAAAGGCAGGTTTCCCCGATCCTTACGGTTGTAAGTTTGCTCCTAAGCAGGTCGTAACCACCTCTGTTTGgagaaaaatttgtattttctaaGTTGATATGTTGTATCCTCTTATTCATAAGATGACTAAATCAAAGAGGACTACAACCGGCCCACGGAAGAAGGCAAGGATTGAGACTTCCACCTTATGTCCGGTAACCACCGGCCCACAGAAGAAGGCAAGGCGTGATGGCTCGACCCTACATCCAGGGAACGTGGAGTTATCGACACCATCAGTAGTACCAGATTGACCTTTTCTACCTCACACTTCTGAGAATGGTACGATCATTTAAGGATGAAGCAGTTTAGCCAATTCCGCATTATGGATTGGAAAGCTATTTCACTGTTGGAATTGGAAGAAAAAGTCCGAGAGATGTTCCAATCTGGAGAATGGGGTCAGCTATTCTCCATCGAGGAAGAGACATATAGAGACACCACGCTCGAGGTCCTCAGCATGATAGAGGCAAACTGAAAATTGGTTGACTTCGATACAGCCGACTCAGTACGTTTTCAACTATTTGGAGAGCAGAGGGCACAAAGCTATACAGAGTTTTCCCACCTTTTGGTCTATATGACACTAATTTTACCGCTTCCCAGGAGTATGAGCGACTATTGATTGATAACACACGTGGTGAGATGGTAGCTGGGGTATGGTTTTACCTATGTTCCAGGAGGAAGTACATACCGACGTGACAAAAGCTTCATTCCTCAATAGTCCCACCTTGAGGTATGTACACGGAGTAATGGCTCGATCTTTTTCACGGCAAGCCCGTAATACAAGTGTGGTAGGGCGACAAGAGCTGTTGTTTCTACATAGCCTGACTAAGCATCATCCCCTCCATCTCAGGTATGTACTAGCTAAGTTCATCATCCATCAGGGAAAACACACTCTATTAGGCACCATATTTGTCAGACCGTACATTACGAGACTCATTCGGGGAGTGGGTCTCATGGACTGGCTTGAGGGGCAGGAGGTCGTTGGTAGCATGACCTCCCATGCCATGGATACTCTCCATTCTATAGGGATGGTCACCCGACGGGGCTCCAGGCACATCCTCACTTCTCGTCCTAGTGTACTTCCAACAATTCTAGGTGAGGATCCATGAGTGGATTCGAACGACGAGTCTAACAGTGACTCGTCGCTCCTATCTGGGATAGGCAGTTTGATAGTGGCAGCCACTCTTCTCCAACACAGTTCAAAGGTTCAGGAGTTATGTGCTGAGATCAGGCAGTACCGAGAAGGTCAGCATGCGATTATAGCCACCCAGGCATGGTTTGAGGCCGACCTTGGCCATGTCCTCGATATTTTGAGCCACTTGGCCCCTCTGCCTTCTGCTTCGGCTCCTACTGATGCCACACCACCCATCGACAGATCCTGAGCCGTCACCAGAACTTGAGCAttagactttattttattttcctttgtattttctttagtttcatatcatgtatttatttttatggcaAGGGTTGGCCCTGCAGGTTTTGTACTTATCTTGGACATATTTAGTGGATTTTTACTttactttttgttattttatttttgttgagcctTAATGTCTTTCCACTTGGCTTCCAAGGGCTAGAATTGCAACACCCAAACTCCCAAattaaaggggatgctcactcaGTCCCTTCTTGACCTTAAGTGACCCCTAACACTTAACACAACAAGGAATGCACCATGTCGGTTCAAGAAATATTGACATTCATAAGTAAACAAGGAAGTAGTTGTTTTCAACTCACCTCCCATATTTTTGTCGCATTGTCaccttttgtttattattatatacacaCAATTAGTACAACGTATGATTTTAAGTGTTATGGAGGGGTTTAGGATTATTTGAATTCTTTTACTTACCATGTTGTTAACTTATGAGGGTATATTTGAACAAGGGTGGACACATgcttgtttatttctttttggttttttatttgttccaaTTGAAGCACACAATCTCTCTATATTAGCAACTCAGACCTTTTATAACTTTGTAtagtttatcttttaatatacTCCAAGTTGAATCATTGTGAAACTTTTttcaagtttgaaaaaaaattgttttaaaaaggAAATGTTGGAGACAGAAAGAGCGATCCCTAttagatgtgtgaagctactctcaatAAATTGGATACTATGTattccctaatgagagaaagagctctCTCTTTAGGTGAGTAAAAACTACCGTCCTCTAGCAAAatatgtggaaagagctaccactcttAAACGTGAAAGCCACTCTACGGAGCCACGAGAGGAAAGGCTACCTTAAaagttgtgtgaagctaccaccttgagAAAAGAGAagttatttgtgaatttttgctATTAAGGTTGTGCAGGTCAAAAGAAACGAAGTAGAGAGttataacacacacacacacacacacacacacacacacaataacCTTGAATAGAGTCTTAACTATTTTTGGAACTCGgaatttttagcattcttgtattGTACTTAACAGATTACTTTTGAAGCTCCCCAATTCTTGATTACCTGAGGTCATGCACTTATCCttcttggtttgtaatgttttcttttatcttgaggataagaaaaagcttaagtgtgggggaattttaTAAGTGCgcatttattcattattaaatatcattttgtgcactcattaggcatgtattagagaactattatggaattcgatgcCAAATATGGTAAATGTTGTATCTTCAGGCTTCGGGCAGTGCTTAAGGATAAGAGAGAACCCAAAGAAGCATTTTAGAGCCAAAACAAGGAACATGGAGCTTTATCGACATCAACCATTGAAGAACAAGCTAGACAGACCCACTTACGGCTGTTCTTACGGTCGAAAGCCTCTTCTAAAGAATTTTGAGGGCATGTATTATTCCTGTAAGGAGGAGTATAAGGTCAAACAGTGGGACTTACCTAGCAGGGCTTACACCCGCGTGTTAGACCCTAAGGGTTGTCTAGAGCAGCTTACGAGGAGTAGTATACGCTCATAAGGGTGATTGTTAGGGCTATCTAGAGAAGTTTACAGTCCATCGCTTATAGCTGTAAACTAGACCTTAACACTAGACAGAATACCTTATGGATAAAAGTTACGACTATAAGTGATCCTGTAAGGCTCTTGActtatcttctccagctccttatGGTCACGCTCTTACGCCTGTAAGTAATCCGTAAGTGGCTAGGCATAAATATTGCTaaatagggttttgaggggaaTCTTTTCTTTTGACAGCGAGGCTTAGAAAATGAAAGGGAAAGATTCTCGAGGACTTTGGAGGTGAATCAAGAGGAAGAAACAGCCCACCTACCTTAAGGATAAAGATTGGAGCTGCCAAGGATTGACTTGGTAGTGTCTTTGGAAGGTTTTTGGGAAGATTTGATAGCAATCTCGATGGTGTAATTGAGAAGAGGGGTTCTACATTTTCATTCTCCTTGTGTCTTGTGAATTGTATAGttgttctccattaatggagaagtaattttgtagatgcttgGGCTTAGATGAACTCTAGTGTTTGATCTATTTTggcattggttgtggatctttatactttaattgttttcttatcgcaattcttattatttgaattcaattgcGTGTTATCAATATCTTGAATGCTATCGAGGCGAAAGCCTTAGTTTCATATATAGTTTGCTTGTGTGACGAGTCGAAAGACCCACCTAGCATTGGTATGCCATGATTGAAGgtgattgtgagtaagcctagaaatagggtactttggagtcgagagttctcctcccacaATCTTTCTAAGTGAATTAGCAAGtaattccatgctctttgcaatcatagggaatagatttaggagaaatcacatttctattctaTATAGGATAGGGGCAATCGTTTTACAAGAAAAGTTGTCTACTTATTGACTACTTGTTAATTCACAcagagatttcatagagtggaATACAATCGTGAGATGTCTGTTTCAGTATTGTACTggattagttactattcaccatTGCAAGAGAGGGGTGATATGTTTTAAGATTTttctcagttcaaataggattactAGCTAACAACTTTTGTCCTggacttttaaaattttagagggATTCTATGCCTGAGCATTTCGTTTCCCCTTGCCTATTCGACTGATTTTACTTTCGTATTcttgttttctgtttttgttctCTTGTTCACATTCACACATCACAACTTTTAGTAGGCTAGTTTTTGGAGTTaggattagtactagtactttctattttttttgtggATCAATACTTTACTCTTgtgcacactttactacttgatcgaCGCGTACGCTTGCTTCTCCGATCaatatatgcttttgatatcTAGCACAAAGATGACTTGGTTATTTATATGCAAAGGATTTGATAAGACAAAGGCATCTCAACTATAAACTTGAAAAATCAACCATTACGATTAATGACCAtataaatcatcaacaaaattaaaaaaaaaatgtagtaaTTCAGTGTATATGAGAGTGCATATGTCAAAGGATGTCATAATGAGATCTGTCCGCTACATAATATTTCACCACTAATTAGGATAAGAATTGTTTGGAAAAGTTCTCAAAAAGTCTTTAAAAATCCACTCTCACTGCATGAAGCTACACTATGCTTGATGATGTCTGCCAAATCATAGCAGAATTTGAACCCCAAGCTAGTTAACTTCATTGAACAAATAATGGAAGGAATTTTTTCATAATGATCTTCAGAGATCCTGCAAAATACAACATATTGGTGacatttttacattattatAAAGGCAACATATAAactatacatacatacatatagatagatatattaCCTTTTAGGACTGCATGAAGGGTATTTAAATGATAGAATTTCTATTAGCTGAGCCATGGCGCAAGAAGTAGCTGAACAGATATATCTTCCTTCAGCCTCAACATGCTCCATTAGAAATATATGAGCATTGCATATGTCTTCAATATGTACGAGAGGAATTGATCCTAACCTTGCATGCACCGCTGCTAATATGGGGAAAAGCTTTGGGTcacctgtatatatatatacattattaagGTTTTAGTAAGAAGCCTGTTGTTGTTCCTGTTAGAGCCATAGTTAATTATGTTGTTGTTCCTATTGAAGCCATAGTTAATTATGAATTAACAGAGAAATTGAATTGTACAATTAGAAAACTTAGTTTGATATAACTCCTAATTATTTACGAATTTTTATAGACTAGATTCCAGAATTGAAAAGTATTATATCCATGTGACACAAGCCTAAATTCGGTAAATGGAATTGAGCGGATGAAATTGTGACAAGAGTTAAAAAGGAGATAGAGCCAAAGCCACTATGTTCAGATGGTTAGCGGCACTAATTCAGGTTCTTTGGAGGAGGGAGAAGGCCGCACGACTTCAAAACCCATGTAAAAGTATTAACTCCATAAAAGTTGGGATTTCCTGTACAACACCCacccctctttctctttctctctctctcttataaCCATACCTTGACTCACCAAGAGCTCctctttgtaaaataaaatgaaataaaataaagaatattgGGCATTAAACCACGACCATTTTGCAATCATACTCTCAATTTGTTCTTTGAATATCACATAATCCTATCAAACAAAGTGTAGTCTTCTTCTATATGGATCTCTTTGGTTCTCCTCATGGAGTAGAACTATATATGTCTTACtactactttttaaaattttttactcTGATCTTATTATTGCTGGTATTGTTTGTTTAGAGCTTGCAATTATAATATAATCTACTGAAGGGCACTTAGTCTAGTGATATAAGATCACCTCACATGGAGTGAGATGTGAATTTGACTCTTTCGTATAGCAAAGGGTGAGGGCATGTAGCAGTTAACATACTTCTTGTTGCTAGAGCCTGCACATGCACGTCCCCCAGTGGCCTATCCATCttgtcaaaaaataagaaaaaaaattttgtgataTGCAGGCCATCTCATGATTCATCCTTACTTTCACATGTAACAAcatttataatttgaaatagTTGTCAATTTGGCTATTCAAATTCATTTGTCATTGGGAGCCTTCTAAAGTTTCATTGGGGTGTTAATTTGACCATTTTGTGAAAAATTTGCATGTAAGTGAAAATTTAGGAGATAAAAGGGAGAAAGATAAAATTTgagagaataaataaataacttgatTATAAGATGTCAAATTAATTTACTCtaaatcatatattattatcaataaaaataagtgtTTTTAAGAACCCAGGTTAGTTTTAGTGTTAGAGGTATATGTTGCATAAGCAAGTGGTTAcagatttaaatttttatatatgaataaactCATACTGGGATAGGTTTATCCACTACAAAGCTCACCGTATTTTGTCTTACTCTCTGgatcaaccaaaaaaatcttCTCATAGTTATTAAAATCTCTTATTGTTCCTTGAAATTGTTGCTCTATGCCCAGGTGTGCAACATATTCGGTAGATCTTGTAAACATATTTAATGGCCTtgatatgttttataaaatacagAAAGTAATCACTTTAACTCTGAATATGGGTGATGTAACCTGAAACAGGAAAAATAAAGTGTCTAGCGGCAAGCTTCTTATAACTACTCactatttcctttttctttactttttaaacataaatcacTTATTGAGATTCAGGATAGCTCAAAAATTTTAGGCACCTAAGGTAAccaataagaataaaatagcaaggaattatttaaaaagataagcataaataaacagaaaataaaaccattttttattcttatagtTTGCCTATGAATATCTATGCTTGTATTTCGATAATCTTTATTATTgcctttgtattttatttttcttgtttttacttttgttcaTGGGAGTGACTTCAGCTGTAGCTAATTATTATACAATCCAAAACACATAATCATCTTATTTACCTCCccaattcaaaatattattttgttttgcaaaCAACTTATGAAATGCTAGTATGACAAGATCCGTTCAATTAGGATAGTTATATCGCAACCTATTTTCGAACTAAACCTTTCattgattacaaaaaaaaaaataaaaaaataaaataaaataaaaaataaaaaagtcaaagtgaaaattgaaataaacaaaaggcaaaaatataaaaggtataatatgaaaataaaagtgAATATGAGAGTAAAGTACCGATTCGAAAAAATGAGTTTATCTTGTAAAATTAAACTTTTCATGAACGCCAAACTATAAGAAGATTATTATACCTGTAATAGGCGATAAAAGAACTTGAAGGCTTGTTGGAACATCAGGTGTTAAGAAAGGGCCAGCCACTGTTGGTGGAATAATGGATACTAGATCAATGCCCTTCTCATTTGCAAACTGGAAAGCCTTTTGCTCAGTTAAAAGTTTTGAAAGAACATACACCTACAAATTCGCAAGAGCAtcagcaaacaaaaaaaattcttattaattatgtcatatatatatagataacaaagtgcaacattttaattttattccacTAAGCACCTTAatagttttaatatataaattaaaaaataagttttaagtATAGTTTTGGTATTTATACTTTATTGTATTGTTCAGTTTAATTTGGAaacttttaaaatgtttaatatgatatttatattttcttgtattttatccactttttcagtGACCATCTACTAAGGTAGCGTTTGGATAGCGGAATAGGGATGagaatgggaatgaaaactttaGAGAGGGGAATATAAATGAAAACTTTGGGGAAGGGgatgggaatgaaaactttgtttggttggaggggaaatttattggaattgggaaaagtaatgaaaggatatatgataaaattacttttatgtccctttaatttatttatttataaaatattttaaatatcaaccTTTAATTTAATtggtataattaattaattattttaatttaattaagtatATCATTAACAGTAAACATgttatttcacattaattatcataattaaataactaaattaatttatattaacaataaattaatgtaaatattataatttaatattcatgatttgattcaaaataaaaaattatttaatatataatggtttttacaattattatacttaaatattattatttaaatattaatatctttATTTGGAATACTATTACATTAatattaatgttatatatatatatatatatgattatatgGGGGTAAAATGGGCATTTTCCCATTACCCCCTCCAACTCATTTATTCCGCCCAAATTGGGCGGAATAACAATTACCCCCCATGGGATAATAAGCTAACCCCATGGAGGGTAATGATTGGCATTGAGAATAGTAAACATGCACACCAAAACATGGATGTACATTGAGAGTAGTAAACATCCCCTTCTAGAAGGGGATGATTACTTCCATCCAAACAGATGGTAAGAGTCAAAGTAATTGGTGATATGTACAATGGCAATCTATCAAGttgataaaaatttatcaagttaGCATActatatgtattttaaaaacttgaaaaaatatttcaggTTAAAAAACATAACCAAATCATATGTTAAGAATTGTTTGTGACGTGATCACTATATTGAATATttagaaagtaaaagaaaaagtattGAGAAGTGTAGCAAATTACAAATACCAAagttaaatctaaattaaacgGATAAAATCATTTTAGTTATTGTACCTCGCAACAATATTTGTTCGCATCCTTGGTATTTAATGTGACTCTcatattttgttatgttatatTCAATATAGTTTTCATTTGACATATGGTCAAAAGTATATGATTATAATACGTCAACTTCCAACAActgacaaaaaatttaaaaatgaagcaGACAATGATTAGTGGTGGTAAAAATTTGAATCTGGCTAAAATTGGGACGACAACTATTTAACTATTgctattaataaataaatttactatTCTGATTTAGTTCGCTTTTAAATTGTGACAAATCTAACTTGTCcacttatttcttttaaaatccaAATTGTCCATATGTctgaattttatataaatcctATAAGCTATATTTAAATTCATTCAAGTATTAGACTATATAGAGATGATTTAATCTATGTCAAAAAAATCATGATGTCCAACAAttgaaaatccaaatcaaatcatgCAATAGTCCAAGTCGTACtaagtattaaataaaaatcattgtcttaataatacaaaattcaaataacatgctaaaattaattgataagtgctattTCATACATATCTTATTGATTATCTTTTGCACTTATGGTCTTCAAGTACTGACAACTATTTAACTATTgctattaataaataaatttactatTCTGAGTTTGGTTCAGCTTTTTAAATCGCTGCACAAGTCTAACTTGTCcatcttatttcttttaaatctAAATTGTCACATATGTCGAAACTTTGCTTATAAATCCCATAAGCCATATTTAAATCTCATCTCAAGTATTAGACTATACAGAGTATGACTTTAATCCATGTCAAATACATGTGATGTCCAACAATTgaaaaatccaaatcaaactGCATGCAATAGTCCAAGTCGCATTGCTAagcattaaataaaatcatgtgtcttaataatacaaaattcaaataacaACGCTAAATTAATTGATAAGAATGCTCATTTTGCATACACATGTCTTATTGATTATCTTTTTGCACTAAGTGGTCTTGCAAGAGAGTCTAAGTGGATGATTTGTATTTGATTTGTCCCATTTATACTTTCAAGGCAAGCGCAGCTGGCAGCTCAAGACACCAGCACGAAATCGAGCATGCAGGTACGAAGCAATATTCGAGATAAATACACGCAGCAAGGTACATGCCGACGCACTTTGCTTGTGTATCCCTTTGAGTATTGGAAAATGAACACCTGCGAGAAGACTGCCATGCATATGGCCATGCATCAGACTAAAGTGCACTCCCGCACTAATGTCCTCCTGAGAAGAACTTGTTCGTCGTATATGGTGCACACTCCCATTTATATGATGAACATGCCCATGTACATCTAACAATCTAAACAGCATGGTCCAGAGGAGAACACGGGCTAAAGCAAGACACATACCCGTGCATCTTAAGAGCTGAGAAGCAAACCATCCAGAGATATACATAGCCAGATGAAGAGATACATGACTGTGTACCCTAGGGATCTTGGTTTCGAGCTGTTTAGAGATCTACAGTGGTAAAGTACAAGCCCTTGTACTTGCCTATGTACTTACTCGATTCCGAGTCCGGTATAAAAAGAAAGCTGAAAAAGTTATTCAAAGAGCGAGATTATGGGAAAGTGACTTTTAGatgacggctagggtttcaaggcgATTCAAGGAAGAAAAGGGAGTTCAAAGGAATCATCGGAGTGATGATCCAAGGTAACGACATCGGCTCACATCGATTTCTACTTTTAAAACATTGAGAGGGGATTCTTCTTCCATGAATAGTattctagggttttatttttattgctttgtGATGAACATGAACCCCATGGAGGGGTAACTCCTTAGGTGTTTggatttgatgtagcttgggatgatttcattttgatattgcTTTTGATATAGATTTTGTTTGGATTGTTCGGttcatatatgttttatattgttGATTTAGAGTAACAAAAGTGGCTATTTCATTTGATTGCATGATTGAGATTGAGGATTCATCACGTGAGATCACTCATAGATGAAGGGAATTAAGAGTGCGCGCTAGAGATGGGTCACTTGTGATTCTTTCGATTAGAGTAGTGTAGCGAGAGCTCCGATTTCTTTTAAGGGTTTCCTAGATTTTTATGCAAATGTGTGAAAGTAGGATTATAAGAGATTCAGCTCTACCATAGGATGGAATTAGGTATTGAAGCGACTCGAGAGAGCACTCAATATACTTTTGAAACCCCTCTGTCCAACAATACTAGggtctgatatatatatatatatatatatatatatatatacgtaatTGCAATTACTTCAATTCTAAATTCCCAAGTGAAATCTTATTTAGacaccttcttcttctattgattTCTCACTTCATAGACTATGATTTTATTCCTTTTcattataagattttaattgATTTGACACCTATTGATACTTTGGTCTTGGTTAGATAACGAGGGTAGAGCTAATACTAGTATTATTTAGTCTGTGTGGATTTGATAATTCTACTCACACAcactattacttgatgacccatacacttggAGAGTAGTGTGCATCAACATGATACACATCATTAGTATCCAAAAATCCATGTCTTAGTGACACAAAATCATATGTAAAGCTCCAAATATGCAATTTTTAAAGTTATGATCGAGATATGTATAATGTAGCTTAAAAAAAGACCCAAAAGGTTTGAAGTTTTTGGACAATTGGGCTTGGGAAATTGGGCTTAAAATTATaagcttttaaaaatttagggGTATATAGTATGGTTGTCCAAATTTTTTGGGACTGACCCAACCTGGATTTAAATCCAGACAATTAAGCCATGGTCAAAACTCAGCCTACATTAACATAACCTTTGA from Dioscorea cayenensis subsp. rotundata cultivar TDr96_F1 chromosome 9, TDr96_F1_v2_PseudoChromosome.rev07_lg8_w22 25.fasta, whole genome shotgun sequence includes these protein-coding regions:
- the LOC120269317 gene encoding dihydroflavonol 4-reductase, yielding MASFHHGDAMAMCVTGATGYIGSWLVQSLLKKGYLVHATARDLDKARQVLSNLGGNGKLKIFKADLDEEGSFDEAVKGCIGVFHVAASMEFNCDANQNIESSMLEPALKGTTNLLQSCSKVGSVKRVIFTSSISTITAKDENGEWIHKVDESCLNPANLVWKKRPSGWVYVLSKLLTEQKAFQFANEKGIDLVSIIPPTVAGPFLTPDVPTSLQVLLSPITGDPKLFPILAAVHARLGSIPLVHIEDICNAHIFLMEHVEAEGRYICSATSCAMAQLIEILSFKYPSCSPKRISEDHYEKIPSIICSMKLTSLGFKFCYDLADIIKHSVASCSESGFLKTF